From Pseudomonadota bacterium:
GTTGCCAGGAGACATTATCAGGATATTCGGGCTTGGCTCACAGCCTGTCTGCGTGCGGCACGCACAGGCAGGCGGCATTGACCGCCGAACGAATCACCACGATGGTGATTCGCGGCGGGCACCTCACAGCTGCACACGATGTGCAGCGAGAATGAGCGAGAGCCATGCCGGAATATTCTTGAAACAAATTTTTTCAAGCTTTTTTTCATAACTCAGAAAGTTGACATTCATAAAATCAATCTATTGATAGAGAGGATGGTGTAATTCTTTGTTAAAAGAACGTTCGATTTTAGTGACGGGCGGTACCGGTTCATTCGGCCAGAGATTTATTGAGACAGTTCTTGACCGTTATCCAGAGATTACCAGGTTAGTGGTCTTTTCTCGTGACGAACTTAAACAGTTTGAAATGGCCCAGGTTCTTTCCACCGATAAATATCCGCAGCTTCGTTATTTTATCGGGGATGTACGTGATAAGGAGCGTCTGTCTCGGGCTTTGCAGGATATTGATATTGTCATCCATGCTGCTGCTCTTAAGCAGGTGCCGGCGGCGGAATACAACCCCTTTGAATGTATTAAAACCAATGTGATGGGGGCCCAGAATGTGATTGAGACCTGTCTGGATGCCGGAGTGAAAAAAGTAGTGGCTTTGAGTACTGACAAAGCGGCCGGACCGGTTAATCTCTATGGAGCAACGAAACTTTGCTCAGACAAACTGTTTGTAGCTGCAAATAATATCAAAGGGAAAAAGGACATTAAATTCAGTGTGGTCAGATATGGTAATGTTATGGGCAGCAGGGGCAGTGTCATTCCTCTTTTTCTGCGACAACGCCATACCGGGTTTTTACCGATTACCGATGAACGGATGACCCGCTTTAACATTACCCTGGATCATGGGGTGAGGATGGTTTTAAAAACCCTGGAAATGATGTGGGGTGGTGAGGTTTTTGTTCCCAAAATTTCCAGTTATCTGATTACCGACCTGGCAGAAGCAATAGCTCCCGGATGTCAGCTGCGAACTATCGGGGTTCGTCCGGGGGAGAAACTTCACGAAGAGATGATAACGGTTTCAGATGCCATCAATACGGTGGAACTTGAGGATGAATATGTGATTCTGCCTTCCATGAAATTATGGG
This genomic window contains:
- the pseB gene encoding UDP-N-acetylglucosamine 4,6-dehydratase (inverting) encodes the protein MLKERSILVTGGTGSFGQRFIETVLDRYPEITRLVVFSRDELKQFEMAQVLSTDKYPQLRYFIGDVRDKERLSRALQDIDIVIHAAALKQVPAAEYNPFECIKTNVMGAQNVIETCLDAGVKKVVALSTDKAAGPVNLYGATKLCSDKLFVAANNIKGKKDIKFSVVRYGNVMGSRGSVIPLFLRQRHTGFLPITDERMTRFNITLDHGVRMVLKTLEMMWGGEVFVPKISSYLITDLAEAIAPGCQLRTIGVRPGEKLHEEMITVSDAINTVELEDEYVILPSMKLW